The DNA sequence TAAATGAGCTGTTGATGCCTTCAGATGATATTTCCCTTTGCAATTCAGGATCGGAGCAAGTTTGGAGAGCTGACGTTGGTCAGTCGGGCATGGAGACTCTCAGCAGTGAGAGGCCAtcaaatttgttgtaccagctGCAGTTTCCAGACGCCAAGCTGCTCGGGAGTCTGCAGCACATGGAGCATGCCCCATTGAACTTCGAATACGGTTTTGATTTCAAGAAGCAAGAAAAGGAAGGGAGTAATCATACCGGCCAAGATGATCAAGGGTACTTCAATCTGGGGTTGTCCGACTTAGATTGGGGAGGATTCACAGGAGGAATAACACAATCCGGAGATGGAGGTTACAACTATTCGATGGAAATGTGAAGGCCAAGTTGGGTGGGGGATCTATTAGTCTTTCCCATGACTTCGCTGTAATCCGCTCCCGGATTTTACCAAATCCCCGGATTCCGAAAGCAAAGAAACAGATTGTGGTGTTGATGAACTGCCCTTGTGcttgatttcaattttgttttggagaTTTTGAGCTATGGTACAGGTATGTTATACATGCCTTGCCATTCTATGCCGTTCTATGTTGAAGGGTTGATGGACAACTTGGCAAtgctatacatatatatatatatatatatatatgtacatattaaCTAAAAATTCTTTCATTGTAGAATGTAGataggaggaagaaaaaggaaCTTGAAAATAGTTGAAACATCATAGTCATGGGAAATACAGACTTTTTGTGCTTTTTTTACTCTTCTGTGGCtgttatcttcttcttcttgtcctgTTTTCTGTTTATACTACGGAATTGAGCTTGTGAATAGTTGGTGTCAGTTCCCCTTTCTGGTATACGATTGAGTTTTCAATGGTGCTGTGCCTGTAACAATAGTGCTTTCAGGCTGAACCGCTTAACATAGCTTTTCAGAACATTCGAATtgatacctttttttttaatgatagaATTGATAATGATCTTGGTACTtctaagatcatctccaaccctttgagtaaaacctaaaatttttagtctagaaaatttaggttttaatctagaaacaacttttctgctccaactcttcagacctaaatttttttaccccgatattattaaagaataaatttaggttaattttttcttttaagtactttaaaaaaaaaaaaattatgtacactatctttatttaattttatgaacattttaacataaaaatatttaaattccgataaatattgaaaaattattaaatttgggtgaattttgagttaaataatttttttaattattttacccgttaaatttaaatttgggccgttatatatttttttatacctTTGGATTTTATCATATTAGATATCAGTCGTTGGATTTAATAAatgtataaatataaaataaacaaaacaaaaatttgaacgtggaccgttggatgaaCCAAcgacccatttaaaaaaaaagagtcgTTAGGCTCATGATAATCTTGGGAggaatttgagttttgtttAGGTTTTAGCACTTGACTCGGTTTTAGAACTAGGgttagagagatttttttttttttttttttttttgggggtgtggggggggggtggtgaGGAATAGAAGGGAAAATTCAGGACTTACTCCAAGGGTTTGAGTTGGTCTAACAAGAGTGCTTTTGCGTAAACCGCTTGTTTTTGCTTCCGTTCTGAAGTTTTTCATTGTGGAATATGGATCGATGCAAGtgtgaagttgaatttgatttgtGTTCAACACAGCTTTTATTGGAAACTAATAGGAGGAAGACAAACACGATGCCTTGACTtctgtttttggttaaaatccTATGGAATTATTTGAGAGATCTTTAATTTGAGCACAAACAAAACGTTATTTGTAATAAGACCCACACCATCATGTACTAGCCGCATGTGTTGATGGGGTATAGAGAGATAATGCAAATGATAATACAAATAGATTATAAGTATAACATCACTCATCAAGTTATTTACAAGTTTTACGAAATACGAATCAAACGTAACACCCAAAAACAAACAACAGTAGGAGGGTAAGCCTAAACCatcaaaataaccaaaaataaGAGCAACAAATCCTATCGAGGAAAAGATGGATGCATTAAAAATGGGTAAATTGCATAAAACTATTTCAACTATGGGTTAAACTACAATCTCATAGCttatttttaaacattgcaatatcATACATCAACTTATGAACCAAATAACAAATTTTTGCACACACCTCAAACTGTGATTATTTTGTAAAGAGAAACAAGTCCTTGCGTATGAGGAGCCAATTATTTTTCCCCCAACTGAAGCCCCGTCCTATTTATTGAATTCTTCAAAGACAACTAAAAACAATGAAGTTGTAAGAACAGTACCATCTGCCACGTGAAGGGGAGtgggtttgaaaatttgaagaCAATCAAGTTGCTGGAAGTGGGTggaaaattaggaagaaaaaaaaaagaaagaaaggacaAAAAGTAAAGTTCAGACGCATGGAATCACGCTAAAAGTCGTAGGTAAATTAAAATGGAGAAGTCGCAACTACTTGGAAGGTGAGAAGAAGATAGCAGAAATTGAAGTTTGAGCAGCCTGCAGGTGATAAAATAGAACCTAGTTGAGTTGATGGTGCATTTGGGACAGGATTATTTACTCAACTAGCCACCAAAATAATAGGCCAAATAGTTCCTCTCTGTGGGCGTGCAGCAGTTTCAGATTTTAAACCATTTGAGATAAATTTATCTTGGTTGGTAgtttataagaaaataatattacgTAATTTacaattctttgataaaaaaaaaaaaaggcaatttATAGTTTGGTGAAACctcaaataattaaagaaagagATTAGGAACATGTTTGAAAATAATAGAGTTTTGGAATGTCTAGAACTAACAAAAGAAAACTCTTTTTACAGACAACGAAATGCGATTTTGAAtgctaaaaatatttttttttgtgttcttttgcAGAGGGTTAAGAAATTGAGGTCTATTGTAAAACTAATTTGATAATATGgagaatacttttttttttttttttcttaaaaaagagACCAGCTGGTGGTTTCAACATGGCAATCCATCATTCAGGGGACatggaagactcacagaggcatttcatcCACCTTCTGACCACCTTCGTGCAATTCACCAACGCCAGCTAGGAATCAAACCCAGGACATGCTATATGAAATACCAGCCTGAGATTCGTCCCCAACCATTGGACCACCCCTTGGTGGTTGCAATATGGGAAGTACTagcccaattacttataagcaaaTATTTGGTCCCTCCTTTCCCTAATGTAAGATTTATACTCTCAACAAATGTGCTTCGTTATTATTCATAAAATATATCCGAGTACTACTCAATGGAGCacttgaattttaataaaaatgtagtATGTCGTGATTTCATAAAAAAGCTTCTAACAAAAAACTTATTATGTCAATCCAAATTATGTTATGACTTTTTTTATAGGAAATATGATGAATCTAGCTACAAACATGGATAAATCTAGtactaaactaaaaaaaataaaaaataagtttaTATTATCAGTTGTAAACCGAACATTTCCATACGTAGCTAGATGAAGCAGCAGATGCTAAGTACTGATACGAAATTAAAAGTTATTGGTGGATAATGTTGTGTGGATTTAGATGATGAAATTTGCTGCCGGTCAATACGGATGTCGAGTAGTAGTGGATAGTTGAATTCAGTAAAAGGGACCTTCATTGGTGGAGGTTCTAAAGATGATCTGATAGATAAGTTTAGTGAAGGTGGTGAATATGTCATATACCCAATATAATGGCGATGATAATTCGAAAAGTATCTTCACACAAGTAATAATACAAGAAATGTTAGATAAGGATTATATACTTGCAAGTAAAATTATGTTGGAAaatgcttctctttttcttaaaaaatgatgaaaaatgtTTCAGAATTCAATTCCTTTGCTAATTCTATACATCCACCTAATTGTTTTGCTAATCCCCAactttagagaaaaaaaaatggttttgaTTAACATAATCgaaatatattttcttcatctgATTAATTGACATATGAGTTACAAGTTATAACATAACCAAAAATTGTTTGCTAAACCAAAGTAGATGTGTCACTTAACAATATAACTCGAAAGTATGAGTTCAGTGTAGTATCTATAAAAAAGAGACGTAAATTAAGGTTGACAAAATAATTAAGAAGGAAAAATGTACAATGAAAAGAAATCTtgaattaaataacaaaaaaatcctAAAACACAGAGGTTGCGTTCCATCTTCAAGCTACATTTgcaattttgttaaattttattcGCTTTTGTAACCGAATTAAGGTGCAACGAGGTACACTAAGAGAGAGTGGGGACTTCAAACTTACAAGATGTTGAAGAGGTAAAATCAAATCATTAAATCCAGTTATTTCTCCATTTCTCCTCCTTTTTGGTACTTGTAAATGAAAGAACTTCTCTTAGCAAATTTAGTCAATTGATTAACACTATACCGTCgaactttcttgttttttttttttttttaatataaaaaaaattagcattATGGTATTGTAAGTTTGCACAATGCCTGACTTTAACTTATAGACTAGTAGTATTACTGTATTAGTATAACTGTCCAGCCTATTTCTTTGTTTAAGAAATTAAGTTTCTAAGTTTGACTCCTAATAATATTGTATGAAAAGACTAAATTGCATTGGATGAAGAAATagctaagataaaaaaaaaaaaaaatggaagcatATAAAATTCGGCATGCACGATACAATATGCTTGAATCATCTTTTCTAACGGTTGATAGGCACTCGTTTTAGAAGAGTTTATAAATCCTACTTTACATAGAaaattatatatagatatatatatatatatatacatgtatatataaaaattaaattaaagaggCCATTGTGTGGGGGTGGGGTAATTGGATCACCTAATAAAAGTTTAACAGAAAAGTGCAAGGTTGAATacagaagaatcaacaagcaatttaaaaaaaatgtttagaataaagaaaaagaacaagaaattagttatataaaaaaaacaagtggCAAAAGTTGTAGTTGGAAATCAAGAAAatggataaataaataaaccaagtCCAAAGAAAATAGTTGCAAGTTGAGCATCCACTTGCGAGGCCGGCGTAATGTTTGTGATCAACATCATCACTCCCTCCAACCCCAATCCCTATTTCTGTCTCTTCGATACATTTAGATCATTTGATCGTGTCATGTAACTCATGTTAATATTATTTCACCCAAATTACCGTGTTAATATGTTATTTTTTAGTCtaccatcaaaataatagagcATATCAATTATGTCTTCGATTGAAGTAATAAGACATACAAATTATGTTATCAATCAAAATAGTAAAACATATCAATTATAACATGTAAAATAGTACAAAACGTAACTTGTTCGCAGTATTCATAAAAATTTCTCTCTCACTCTTATCTCTTTTTGTCCGAGGAAACagcaaaaaataatccaagTGGAACTCATCGCCAGCTTAAACAACTaataccctctctctctccctctctctctctctccctccctccctccctccctccctatgctgccccccccccccccccccccccatctcTCTGCCCATAATATATAatgatcatatctaaactttgAACCCAGCCCCTTGTCAACAAATGCATAGAGAGAAACACAACACCAAAAGCAAATGCCTTCACCAATCCAATTTCAAAGACCAATCAACCCTCCTAATTATCACCACCCCACAAACACAATCCACCCCAAACAATTCCAATCCCAGGCAGTCGCCGCCTCAGTCGACCTCACACGCCACCACTCCCTCGTGATGGCTCCCAACCAGTGCTGTTCTTCCGTCGTGCAATCCATCCAGGCACCCGTCCCGACTGTCTGGTCCGTCGTGCGGCGCTTCGACAACCCGCAAGCATACAAGCACTTCCTCAAGAGCTGCCACGTCATCGACGGAAACGGCGACGTGGGCACGCTCCGGGAGGTCCACGTGGTGTCGGGACTACCAGCGGGGTCCAGCACGGAGCGCCTTGAGATTCTGGACGATGAGCGGCACGTGATCAGCTTCAGCGTGGTGGGCGGGGACCATCGGCTGACGAACTACCGGTCCGTTACCACACTGCACGACTCGCCCAACGGAGTGGGGACCGTCGTTGTCGAGTCGTACGTGGTGGACGTACCGCCGGGGAACACGAAAGAGGAGACGTGCGTGTTTGTGGACACAATTGTGCGTTGCAACTTGCAGTCGTTGGCTCAGATCGCGGAGAGTATGGCCAATAAGCCCACCACCAAGAAACCCTCATGAAATTTTTCACGTTtcatgattctttttttttcctttctctaAGGCTCGATCTCTGCAGCTGGTTGAAAAATGGTCAAAGCTTGTTGTATGATATTGTGTATATTAATGCATGTTATAAATTACCTCCTTAATTTCCTTTACCATGTGATCTCAGATTGTTCAATCGATCTACATAACATTATTATGTTTGAATAGGCACTTTATGCAAAGgggttttcattttctttttttttaaaatagggATAGGTGTGGGACTCAttccacattaaattttaacaattcgaatcatctattttgtaagtcttgattcatagatcattcttgtaaaaattcaattcaatcggaaatcatttgcctatttaattatcaagataaaatttcattgttttttatatgacaaagtattcgttaatttttttgaacccaattagatgtcttaaatatttctgatttggctaatattttgcaaagatgatctatgtggtgcaacttaaaaaatagattGTTCGGATTATTAAAATTCCATGTGATTTGGACCCCGCAACTAATccctattttaaaaaaaaagaaaaaaaaataggaatcccttcccttaaaggcttcTTATGTTTGAAATATCATCTTATTATTTCATAAACTATGTCCAATTTCAGGTGCATTCATCCTTCTAATTTCTCTTGTTtcctttgtgttttgtttttttcatttctttaaaTGAGAAATAGTTTGCTTATGTAAGTTCTATATATTCCACTCAATACTACggtttggtggtattcctcttcacttggacgcgagaggttttaggttcgaatctcgtggatgacgaattcgataccaaattaggctgcccattgtgtgACTTCGCCGAattccccctccccttagtgtaaaaatattgatgtactaaaaaaaatgtaagttatatatatagaccctttatgcaaagggatccctatttttttttttgaaaaaaaaaagagaattaagTGTGGGGCTCACTCCACATCGAATTTTAACGATTTGAattgtctattttgtaagtcttgattcatagatcattcttgcaaaaattcaattcaatccgaaaccatttgcctatttaattatcaagatcaaattgcattgtttcttatataataaAGTGTTCGTTCAATTCTTTGAAcacaattagatgtcttaaatatttctaatttggctaatattttgcaatgataatctatgaggtacaacttgaaaaTAAACGGTTCAGATTGTTAAAGTTTGATGCGATGTGGACCCCACAAttaatccccatttttataaaaaaaatggagatcccttcccttaaaggattcatctatatatatatagggaattgttattggcattccaaaaatctcattctatacttcaaactttctatatttggaaagaaaaatacacttgtgaggagtgtagaatgagattatattatttatattaaaagactatgttaacaaaattaattagaaCTTTTCTACGACTTTGTCCattgtttgtttcttcaatGTTTACTCTTACTGTTTCTCTATATTGTATTATATATGAAGTCTTTAAAATGTATGTATTGTATTATATATCTGAAGTCTTATAATGTATGTTATAGGGTAAATGTGGAACTTGAGGACTAACCCTGGTTCCATTGAGGTTCTCTCTTCAGCTAATTCCGATAAAATGGAAACAACTATAGCAGATTGATCCcagataataataatatagtatGCATATTTCtgaattatatgtatatttaacTAATATATGACCTCTCTATTTCGAATCCACTTGAAACATCAAACAggttttttcaataaaatctcTTCAAACAGCCGAaggattttttgttaaaagaaagAGTATATGATCTCTGTCTATACAGCTAATGAGCTTCGGATGCGTTTCTTTCCGTAAGCTAGTACTGTACactattattaaaaaatgaaagttGGCTAAGAAATTGACTAATCCTTCTTctcatatgtcatatatatccGCAATGCCGATGAGATAACTGCTGTAAAGTGTGAAGATTCGCAACAATATTGCACTGGCACCGATGTGCAGAGACAGATAGTACTGTAAGTACAAGCAGAACAAGGTTAAAGTTAATGAATTACAATGTAGCTTCTATAAGAATCTTGATGCATGGGGGTGACCATGGCCAATT is a window from the Pyrus communis chromosome 16, drPyrComm1.1, whole genome shotgun sequence genome containing:
- the LOC137721465 gene encoding abscisic acid receptor PYL4-like, giving the protein MPSPIQFQRPINPPNYHHPTNTIHPKQFQSQAVAASVDLTRHHSLVMAPNQCCSSVVQSIQAPVPTVWSVVRRFDNPQAYKHFLKSCHVIDGNGDVGTLREVHVVSGLPAGSSTERLEILDDERHVISFSVVGGDHRLTNYRSVTTLHDSPNGVGTVVVESYVVDVPPGNTKEETCVFVDTIVRCNLQSLAQIAESMANKPTTKKPS